In one Moritella sp. 5 genomic region, the following are encoded:
- a CDS encoding EAL domain-containing protein, translated as MMKLLDCLSDNLYLRGLCNTFIMLLPIPVISALCDALSSFFWGGGFHRLSLFMGLVSESTRSLYPILLLTYFSLFLSKKEGVSRVLVITSSLVIVLIISNTCKVIDSTALLNIKIPFFMAVLIPILVSKFIFYIQSKKWFMRSELPSVIDQSINLVGITLLVIVIIGLPAFYLSCFVMIETENWFIHYDINPLFNALILETSRNLLWFIGMNGHAVLSGSSAGLDCSHSVAITDIQCHSEHIMNSLFLTAYASIGGAGNSLSLVICMLLTKNQGYRRLGAVSLIFSFFNINELVIYGLPVMFNPILIIPFIMVPILSLSLAYLVTTLGLVAPVTIPISWMTPTLYSGYLSTDGDMNSVVLQAVIVILGISIYYPFFRRMDGIKMANAVYSKSISDNYFNYDKLDESKSIGGMLPAMNQNILAQNRINKLQKSGDFVLFYQPQYDVVTKNMVSIEALIRHRDRQGKITPPIFIDDFNKVGLASVLDFWVLHRALTETATIIKEFGITVSINVSPVTFIRKDFFYAVKEEIENVEVPFSSIILEITEDVLIKDECNTAKKIKKFRALGVKIALDDFGSGYSSLGYLSKYKFDIVKIDRTLTMNTYNKIGAELFLLTCQIVRTLGAKIVVEGVEKQCEVELMKKEKISTAQGFFFSRPKPIEKIDFTENVQL; from the coding sequence TGTTTATGGGACTTGTTTCCGAAAGTACACGCTCGTTATATCCAATATTGCTATTGACTTATTTTTCTTTATTTCTTTCTAAAAAAGAAGGTGTATCGCGAGTTTTGGTTATCACTTCATCTTTAGTGATCGTTTTAATTATATCTAATACGTGTAAAGTTATTGACAGCACTGCGTTGCTTAATATAAAAATCCCGTTTTTTATGGCCGTATTAATTCCAATATTAGTATCTAAATTTATCTTTTATATTCAGAGCAAAAAATGGTTTATGCGCTCTGAACTGCCCTCTGTGATAGATCAGTCGATAAACCTTGTCGGCATCACTTTATTAGTGATTGTCATCATAGGGCTTCCTGCATTCTACTTGTCTTGTTTCGTGATGATTGAAACAGAGAATTGGTTTATCCATTATGATATTAACCCTTTATTTAATGCGCTTATATTAGAAACAAGTCGGAATCTGCTTTGGTTCATCGGCATGAATGGCCATGCTGTACTTTCTGGTTCTTCTGCTGGTCTTGATTGCAGCCATTCGGTAGCGATTACTGACATTCAATGCCATTCTGAGCATATTATGAATAGCCTTTTTTTGACCGCTTATGCGTCGATAGGTGGTGCTGGGAATTCGTTAAGTTTGGTTATCTGTATGTTATTAACAAAAAATCAAGGCTATCGTCGACTTGGTGCTGTGTCATTAATATTTAGTTTTTTTAATATTAATGAATTAGTGATATATGGCTTGCCTGTCATGTTTAACCCAATTTTAATCATTCCCTTTATTATGGTTCCAATATTATCTCTGTCTCTTGCCTATTTAGTGACGACACTAGGTTTAGTCGCTCCTGTTACTATTCCAATTAGTTGGATGACACCGACATTATACAGTGGCTATTTATCTACAGATGGAGATATGAACTCAGTCGTATTACAAGCGGTCATTGTCATTCTCGGTATCAGTATTTACTACCCATTTTTTCGTCGGATGGATGGTATCAAAATGGCAAATGCTGTGTATTCCAAGTCTATTTCGGATAACTATTTTAATTATGACAAATTGGACGAAAGTAAATCGATAGGTGGCATGTTACCAGCAATGAATCAGAATATTCTCGCTCAGAATCGTATTAATAAACTGCAAAAGAGTGGGGACTTTGTATTATTTTATCAGCCTCAATATGATGTGGTTACTAAAAATATGGTATCTATCGAGGCATTGATTCGACATAGAGATCGTCAGGGTAAAATAACACCACCAATATTTATAGATGATTTTAATAAAGTGGGATTGGCTTCAGTACTCGACTTTTGGGTATTGCATCGGGCATTGACTGAAACTGCGACGATCATTAAGGAATTTGGCATTACAGTCTCAATTAATGTATCACCAGTGACATTTATTCGAAAAGATTTTTTTTATGCTGTAAAAGAAGAAATTGAAAACGTGGAAGTCCCTTTTTCTAGTATCATTTTAGAAATAACCGAAGATGTATTGATTAAAGATGAGTGTAATACAGCTAAAAAAATTAAAAAATTTAGAGCGTTGGGGGTTAAAATTGCTTTAGACGATTTTGGTTCTGGTTATTCATCATTAGGTTATTTGTCTAAATACAAATTTGATATCGTTAAGATTGACCGCACGTTAACAATGAATACTTATAATAAAATAGGGGCGGAACTGTTCTTGTTAACATGCCAGATTGTAAGAACGCTAGGCGCCAAAATAGTTGTCGAAGGTGTTGAAAAACAATGTGAAGTTGAATTGATGAAAAAAGAGAAAATTAGTACTGCACAAGGATTCTTTTTTTCGAGACCAAAGCCAATAGAAAAGATAGATTTTACTGAAAATGTGCAGTTATAA